From a region of the Coffea arabica cultivar ET-39 chromosome 3e, Coffea Arabica ET-39 HiFi, whole genome shotgun sequence genome:
- the LOC113736473 gene encoding zinc finger BED domain-containing protein RICESLEEPER 2-like, whose amino-acid sequence MYSHQGSSTSPIMEVGNEDVEQELEVESNADEMSEEELDLDHLDQMNEGTETGEKGAVEGANPFEKKQRKKKSTIWEDMTIVKQPDGTLKVQCNHCKELFVKNPSGATSQHKRHLKNCLQKRLAVGEENQKRQQVLSFTEGPSDGITSITNFSYDHAKVRELAAHMVLVHEYPFSMLDHVVFNKFMKAASPFYKKINRQTVKEDCVTAFMLEKRRLRNILKGANRVSITTDLWKSGQKIQYMVVTGHFVDSDWVLQKRVLNFCNVPPPHTGVIIADALSKCFLEWGIENKVSTITVDNASYNDVCIRRVREDFSLRKRLSIGGKIFHVRCCAHILNLLVQDGLNQIVDVIDVVREGIKYLKNSESRLNEFAKIKKQLQLPSRKLILDCPTRWNSTYLMLASALEFRDVFPRYGDIDPGFHYVPSEFEWMKVEEVCKFLGIFYEITNIISGSDYPTANLFLVELYRIKELLNEKALDFSDHIRFMAESMTQKFDKYWGENNVLMSLGAILDPRYKMVLVNHTFPVIYGEVAALRNIDEIRCILYDLYNEYVDAHISSHSEEPPREAGKRKHSEISSKSTQRAAKKVGVNVLTGKEKFQMIVSEIDKAPPEKSDLDVYLEEGRYVCDANANLDVLGWWKGERWRFPILSRLASDILAIPVTTVASESTFSAGGRIIDDRRASMSVETVQMLLCGNDWIRNLHGLKNKSREPLDVSESSTIEEIDLPDI is encoded by the exons ATGTACAGTCACCAAGGATCGTCAACAAGTCCTATTATggaggttggaaatgaagatgTCGAACAAGAACTTGAGGTGGAGTCTAATGCTGATGAGATGAGCGAAGAAGAGCTGGACTTAGATCACTTAGATCAGATGAATGAAGGAACAGAAACAGGGGAAAAAGGTGCTGTTGAAGGAGCAAATCCGTTTGAAAAAAAACAACGGAAAAAGAAGTCAACAATATGGGAGGATATGACTATAGTAAAACAACCTGATGGAACATTGAAAGTGCAGTGCAATCACTGCAAAGAACTATTTGTCAAAAATCCATCTGGAGCTACTTCTCAACACAAGCGTCATCTCAAAAATTGCCTACAAAAGAGGCTGGCTGTTGGAGAGGAAAATCAAAAGAGGCAGCAAGTGTTATCCTTTACCGAAGGCCCCTCGGATGGTATAACTTCTATAACTAATTTCTCTTATGATCATGCTAAAGTACGAGAGTTAGCAGCTCATATGGTTCTTGTACATGAGTATCCCTTCTCTATGTTGGATCATGTTGTTTTTAACAAGTTCATGAAAGCTGCATCTCCATTTTATAAAAAGATTAACCGGCAAACAGTAAAGGAAGATTGTGTGACTGCTTTCATGCTTGAAAAGAGAAGGCTGAGAAATATCTTAAAAGGTGCCAATAGGGTTAGTATAACCACAGATTTGTGGAAATCTGGTCAAAAAATTCAATACATGGTTGTGACTGGGCATTTTGTTGATAGTGATTGGGTGTTGCAAAAACGGGTTCTAAATTTTTGTAATGTCCCACCTCCTCACACGGGTGTAATTATTGCTGATGCGTTAAGTAAGTGTTTTCTTGAGTGGGGGATTGAAAATAAGGTTTCTACTATCACTGTGGACAATGCTTCTTATAATGATGTATGCATTAGGAGAGTTAGAGAGGATTTCTCTCTAAGAAAAAGGTTGAGCATTGGAGGAAAAATTTTTCATGTTAGGTGTTGTGCCCATATACTTAATTTGCTTGTTCAAGATGGGCTTAATCAAATtgttgatgtgattgatgttgtTCGAGAGGggattaaatatttgaaaaattcagAGTCTCGCCTCAATGAATttgccaaaataaaaaaacagctTCAATTGCCTTCtagaaagctcattttggaCTGCCCAACTAGGTGGAACAGCACTTATTTGATGTTGGCTTCAGCTCTAGAGTTTAGGGATGTATTTCCCAGGTATGGGGACATTGATCCTGGGTTTCACTATGTCCCAAGTGAGTTTGAATGGATGAAAGTTGAAGAAGTATGtaaatttttgggtattttttatGAGATCACCAATATTATTTCTGGATCCGATTACCCAACAGCTAACCTTTTTCTTGTAGAGTTGTATAGGATTAAAGAGCTATTAAATGAAAAAGCTCTCGATTTCTCTGATCATATTAGGTTTATGGCTGAAAGTATGACACAAAAATTTGACAAGTATTGGGGTGAAAACAATGTTTTGATGTCTTTGGGTGCTATTCTTGATCCGAGGTACAAAATGGTCCTTGTTAATCATACTTTCCCAGTTATTTATGGAGAAGTTGCAGCCCTTAGGAACATTGATGAGATTAGATGCATTCTTTATGACCTTTATAATGAATATGTGGATGCTCACATCTCATCTCATAGTGAGGAACCACCAAGGGAAgctggaaaaagaaaacattcGGAAATTTCAAGTAAATCTACTCAAAGGGCTGCTAAAAAGGTTGGAGTTAATGTTCTAACTgggaaagaaaaatttcagatGATTGTTAGTGAAATTGACAAGGCTCCCCCTGAAAAATCAGATTTAGATGTCTATTTGGAAGAGGGCAGATATGTTTGTGATGCAAATGCAAATCTTGATGTCTTGGGTTGGTGGAAAGGGGAAAGGTGGAGGTTTCCTATATTGTCAAGATTGGCAAGTGATATACTCGCTATTCCAGTTACAACCGTGGCGTCCGAATCTACTTTCAGTGCTGGTGGTAGAATAATCGATGATAGGCGTGCTTCTATGTCCGTTGAAACGGTTCAAATGCTACTTTGTGGGAATGATTGGATCCGCAATCTTCATGGGTTAAAAAACAAGTCTCGT GAACCACTCGATGTTTCCGAATCATCtacaattgaagaaattgatcTTCCGGAcatttga